In the genome of Kitasatospora cathayae, one region contains:
- a CDS encoding NUDIX hydrolase: protein MDHRATTLPMPPGWPARIRAVDSGLLTPAVPRPAATVVLLRDCADGPEAYLLRRRTSMAFAAGMYAYPGGGVDPRDAEVEPGWAGPPPEEWARRLGVDARTARAVVCAAVRETFEEAGVLLAGPDAESVAEPRDWSAERAALEAHELSFAEFLRDNGLVLRSDLLGGWARWITPEFEERRYDTWFFVAALPAGQRAALEVGEADRVAWLTPTEAVRGYREGRFGMLPPTVTVLRELTPVRTAAEALAAAAGRTLEPVLGRAEVRGDRMTVRWPGYDELTIDGEFPEDS, encoded by the coding sequence ATGGACCATCGAGCAACGACGCTCCCGATGCCGCCCGGCTGGCCCGCCCGGATCCGGGCGGTCGACTCCGGCCTGCTCACCCCGGCGGTGCCCAGGCCCGCCGCGACGGTCGTGCTGCTGCGCGACTGCGCCGACGGGCCGGAGGCCTACCTGCTGCGCCGGCGCACCTCGATGGCCTTCGCGGCCGGGATGTACGCCTACCCGGGCGGCGGGGTGGACCCGCGCGACGCCGAGGTCGAGCCGGGCTGGGCCGGGCCCCCGCCCGAGGAGTGGGCGCGCCGGCTCGGGGTGGACGCCCGGACGGCCCGGGCGGTGGTGTGCGCGGCCGTGCGCGAGACCTTCGAGGAGGCCGGCGTGCTGCTGGCCGGCCCCGACGCGGAGAGCGTCGCCGAGCCGCGCGACTGGTCCGCGGAGCGGGCCGCGCTGGAGGCACACGAGCTGTCCTTCGCCGAGTTCCTGCGGGACAACGGCCTGGTACTGCGCAGCGACCTGCTGGGCGGCTGGGCCCGTTGGATCACCCCGGAGTTCGAGGAGCGGCGCTACGACACCTGGTTCTTCGTCGCCGCCCTGCCCGCCGGTCAGCGCGCGGCGCTCGAGGTCGGCGAGGCCGACCGGGTCGCCTGGCTGACCCCGACCGAGGCGGTCCGGGGTTACCGGGAAGGCCGGTTCGGCATGCTGCCGCCGACCGTGACGGTGCTGCGCGAGCTGACGCCGGTCCGGACCGCCGCCGAGGCGCTGGCAGCGGCCGCCGGGCGGACGCTGGAGCCGGTACTGGGCCGGGCCGAGGTCCGCGGCGACCGGATGACGGTCCGCTGGCCCGGGTACGACGAGCTGACCATCGACGGGGAGTTCCCGGAGGACTCCTGA